From Apium graveolens cultivar Ventura chromosome 9, ASM990537v1, whole genome shotgun sequence, the proteins below share one genomic window:
- the LOC141686398 gene encoding uncharacterized protein LOC141686398: MTAVDEASLSGDKTAEAVPNAATLVVPNTAVPVTAHAEKPVKFSGLDFKTWQKKMLFYLTTLNLARFLTDDAPKMKEDESDVQLVSAVQAWNHSDFLCRNYIMNFLSDSLYKVYSVLKTSKALWDSLDRKYRTEDAGTKKFIVARLLEFTMADSKKVVNQVQDLQMVMHDMEAEGMPMNEAFQVSLLLRNCPRLDGL; encoded by the coding sequence ATGACTGCAGTTGACGAAGCTAGCTTGTCTGGTGATAAGACTGCTGAGGCAGTACCTAATGCGGCGACCCTTGTGGTGCCAAATACGGCTGTACCGGTAACCGCTCATGCGGAAAAACCAGTGAAATTCAGTGGGCTGGATTTCAAGACGTGGCAAAAAAAGATGTTGTTCTACTTGACCACGTTAAACCTTGCGAGGTTCTTAACTGATGATGCACCTAAGATGaaagaagatgagtctgatgTTCAGCTAGTGAGTGCAGTCCAAGCTTGGAACCACTCGGATTTCTTATGTAGAAATTACATAATGAACTTTTTGAGTGACTCGCTATACAAGGTGTATAGTGTGCTGAAAACGTCCAAAGCTCTATGGGACTCACTCGACAGAAAGTATAGAACCGAGGATGCGGGTACTAAGAAGTTTATAGTGGCCCGACTCCTTGAGTTTACGATGGCAGATTCCAAGAAAGTGGTTAATCAAGTTCAGGACCTTCAGATGGTCATGCATGACATGGAAGCTGAGGGTATGCCCATGAATGAAGCCTTCCAAGTGTCGTTATTATTGAGAAATTGCCCCCGCTTGGATGGACTTTAA
- the LOC141684828 gene encoding uncharacterized protein LOC141684828, translating to MANQPRQQQHFSRLITATNRRSVNDQAARASFNHPVHPVQMASANLVIQGQINAMTSTHDGPLEGRSKRPRVSTENEVNNESYGYFRIPDYAPQNIKDEMLRIRETSHKLFEQSKMLRMQFADKQNEAVKHLVERARSPVETRLKEREAEIVALRKWNTEVREDAENLRRAKKSWMEHAIRCEIEATILRNELEAARAEVRRLQGLVPPNVAVEALPLEQDGKSNCAGTVSRNNTQRNAQGCVRVKVEDGVEIAAEKVPQTGASTVERGEGSGKKEGV from the exons ATGGCAAATCAACCTAGGCAACAACAACACTTCTCTAGGCTGATCACGGCAACCAACAG ACGATCTGTGAACGATCAGGCAGCTAGAGCAAGCTTTAACCATCCCGTGCATCCAGTGCAGATGGCTAGTGCAAATTTGGTGATTCAAGGGCAAATTAATGCAATGACTTCTACTCATGATGGACCACTGGAAGGCAGAAGCAAGCGTCCCCGAGTGTCAACAGAAAACGAGGTCAACAATGAAAGTTATGGCTATTTTCGGATCCCTGATTATGCCCCACAGAATATTAAGGATGAGATGTTACGGATAAGGGAGACTAGCCACAAGCTTTTCGAGCAA AGCAAGATGCTTAGAATGCAATTTGCCGACAAACAGAACGAAGCTGTGAAACATCTGGTTGAGAGGGCGAGAAGCCCTGTTGAGACAAGATTGAAGGAGAGAGAAGCGGAGATTGTGGCCTTGCGGAAATGGAACACAGAGGTCCGAGAAGACGCAGAGAATCTTCGTCGAGCAAAGAAGAGTTGGATGGAACATGCAATTAGGTGTGAAATAGAGGCCACCATTCTGAGAAATGAATTAGAAGCAGCCCGGGCAGAGGTTAGAAGGCTGCAGGGGCTTGTGCCGCCAAATGTTGCTGTGGAGGCCCTTCCTCTGGAGCAGGATGGGAAGTCTAATTGTGCAGGTACAGTATCCAGAAATAACACACAAAGGAACGCTCAAGGGTGTGTTAGAGTCAAAGTGGAAGATGGTGTTGAAATTGCTGCAGAGAAGGTACCGCAAACAGGAGCATCTACAGTTGAAAGGGGGGAGGGTAGCGGGAAGAAAGAAGGTGTGTAA
- the LOC141686399 gene encoding uncharacterized protein LOC141686399, whose translation MNVFLLPVEVTRDIEKSIAKFWWSSSQSSSSKINWMSWERMAKHKTAGGMGFRNFRDFNIAMLGKQGWRFIINPNNLVSRLYKAKYFADSDFIHAKIGNSPSFIWRSIIQAKQLLREGIRWRIGRGDSIQVMNQPWLMEEDNPFITTNSQSLEGRTVDSFLVTGIRQWDVNQIQEHFNTRDQGFKSAYRYLQLQKGQWNIEDNSSIWNKLWRIKAPPKSLNLVWRALSQCLPTMSQLQSKHVPVQSTCPVCKSEAETIMHSLVNCPIARQCWFMVLPGQYWDVNMEFTGWIKMVFELESKSKCAEVVMVCWTIWRARNDLVWNQKYTRVTRIVAEAKQHLTQWNFAQNRLSWASLQLSVEGDGAVVWVRPVTNTVKVSVDAAVFEDRDAVGFGLIARDSDGMLIAAKSIVHPHLVSPVTAEAMAVKEALSWIDEMQWATVALESDCLVVIQAIRSSAPMRSHFGVIIEECRSFLARFHKVFYFLLNDLRIWLLIS comes from the exons ATGAATGTCTTCTTACTTCCTGTGGAGGTTACTAGGGACATTGAGAAAAGCATTGCCAAATTCTGGTGGAGTTCATCACAGAGTAGCTCCTCGAAGATTAATTGGATGTCTTGGGAGCGTATGGCCAAGCATAAAACAGCTGGAGGTATGGGTTTCAGAAACTTTAGGGACTTTAATATTGCCATGCTAGGCAAACAAGGTTGGCGATTTATTATTAATCCTAACAACTTAGTCTCGAGATTGTACAAGGCTAAATATTTTGCAGATTCGGATTTCATTCATGCCAAAATTGGCAACAGTCCAAGTTTCATTTGGAGGAGTATAATTCAAGCCAAACAATTGTTACGTGAAGGGATCAGATGGAGAATAGGAAGGGGAGACAGTATTCAGGTTATGAACCAGCCTTGGTTAATGGAGGAAGACAATCCGTTTATTACTACTAATTCTCAGTCGCTTGAAGGAAGAACAGTGGACTCTTTTCTTGTTACAGGGATCAGACAGTGGGATGTTAATCAGATTCAGGAACATTTTAATACAAGGGATCAAGGAT TCAAGAGTGCTTATAGATATTTGCAACTTCAAAAGGGTCAATGGAACATAGAAGATAACAGCAGTATTTGGAACAAGTTGTGGCGAATCAAAGCCCCTCCAAAGTCTCTCAATCTGGTGTGGCGTGCATTGTCACAGTGTCTTCCAACTATGTCTCAGCTTCAATCTAAACATGTGCCTGTTCAAAGCACCTGTCCAGTATGCAAATCTGAAGCTGAAACCATTATGCACAGTTTAGTGAACTGTCCTATTGCAAGACAGTGTTGGTTTATGGTTTTGCCTGGTCAATATTGGGATGTAAACATGGAGTTTACGGGGTGGATTAAAATGGTATTTGAGTTAGAAAGTAAGTCGAAGTGTGCTGAAGTGGTTATGGTTTGCTGGACCATCTGGAGAGCAAGAAATGACTTAGTCTGGAACCAAAAGTATACAAGAGTCACCAGAATAGTTGCAGAAGCAAAGCAACATCTTACACAGTGGAATTTTGCCCAAAATAGATTGTCATGGGCCAGTCTCCAATTGAGTGTTGAAGGAGATGGTGCTGTTGTTTGGGTTAGGCCTGTAACAAATACAGTTAAGGTGTCAGTGGATGCAGCGGTTTTTGAAGACAGAGATGCTGTTGGTTTTGGGTTGATAGCACGGGATTCAGATGGTATGCTCATTGCAGCCAAGTCCATAGTTCATCCTCATCTGGTGTCTCCAGTTACTGCAGAGGCAATGGCAGTCAAGGAAGCACTAAGCTGGATCGATGAAATGCAATGGGCTACTGTTGCGCTGGAGTCGGATTGTTTGGTGGTAATCCAAGCTATTCGAAGTAGTGCTCCAATGCGGTCGCATTTTGGAGTAATTATTGAGGAGTGTCGGAGCTTTTTGGCACGTTTTCACAaagttttttattttttgttaaaCGATCTGCGAATATGGTTGCTCATCAGTTAG
- the LOC141686400 gene encoding uncharacterized protein LOC141686400, producing MIFADDSYFYCKAGTAEARKVMELLDVYEQASGQKVNKGKSSIFFSTNVIQYNKEEVCFLMQIPEANEHSSYLGLPNLLGRNKSALLGYLKERVTARIKTWDSKCISRGGEEILVKSVA from the coding sequence ATGATTTTTGCTGATGACAGTTACTTTTATTGCAAAGCTGGTACAGCAGAGGCTCGGAAAGTAATGGAGCTGCTGGATGTTTATGAGCAAGCCTCAGGACAGAAGGTGAATAAAGGAAAATCATCGATATTTTTTAGTACCAATGTCATTCAGTACAACAAGGAGGAGGTATGCTTTTTGATGCAAATCCCTGAGGCAAATGAGCACAGCAGTTATTTGGGGCTGCCCAACCTTCTAGGTAGAAATAAGTCTGCTTTACTGGGGTACTTGAAAGAGAGAGTCACTGCAAGGATAAAAACTTGGGACAGTAAGTGTATTTCGCGTGGGGGGGAGGAAATTTTGGTTAAGTCTGTTGCGTAG
- the LOC141686401 gene encoding uncharacterized protein LOC141686401 gives MSRYNDLNDQLADLDIEDEKNAVFTFEGEIEEEWVLRGGPWSFDGAMLALAEVIKGEEPLEVPLWHLNMWMQIFDLPTGLMTEEVGKQLGNFFGEFLEYDHKNNTSVWRECMRIRVRLDVRKPLKRKKKILRRNGTEVIISCKYERLGDFCFTCGIMSHTERYCRKFLSRENDSEIKEWGSWLRAPPRRAPGPVKSKWLREDGDTCWEQRHGRVNDSKKSGINSCEIPGNQLIQGSKSRLKMQVVTTELSLPNLENKSAEL, from the exons ATGTCTAGGTATAATGATTTGAATGATCAACTAGCAGATCTGGATATAGAAGATGAGAAAAATGCAGTGTTTACTTTTGAGGGAGAGATAGAAGAAGAG TGGGTACTAAGAGGCGGTCCATGGTCTTTTGATGGGGCTATGTTGGCATTGGCGGAAGTAATCAAAGGGGAGGAACCATTAGAGGTTCCATTGTGGCACTTGAATATGTGGATGCAGATTTTTGATTTACCAACGGGGCTTATGACGGAGGAAGTTGGAAAACAACTCGGGAACTTTTTTGGTGAATTCCTTGAGTATGATCATAAAAACAACACGAGCGTCTGGCGAGAATGCATGCGAATTAGAGTCAGGTTAGATGTTCGAAAACCGTTGAAGCGTAAAAAGAAGATTTTAAGGAGAAATGGTACAGAAGTAATTATCTCATGTAAGTACGAGCGACTGGGTGATTTTTGCTTTACATGTGGTATAATGTCACATACGGAGAGATACTGCAGAAAGTTCTTGTCCCGTGAGAATGATAGTGAGATCAAGGAGTGGGGGAGCTGGTTAAGGGCGCCGCCGAGAAGGGCTCCGGGTCCAGTGAAGAGTAAATGGTTAAGGGAAGATGGTGATACATGCTGGGAGCAACGACATGGGAGAGTCAACGATAGCAAAAAATCAGGGATAAACAGTTGTGAAATCCCTGGAAATCAGCTTATCCAAGGAAGTAAATCTCGGTTAAAGATGCAGGTTGTTACAACAGAATTATCTCTTCCTAATTTAGAAAATAAAAGCGCGGAGTTATAG